Proteins co-encoded in one Kutzneria chonburiensis genomic window:
- a CDS encoding ferritin codes for MSPNTTTKFHELLKQQIRNEFTAAQQYVAIAVWFDSEDLPRLAAHFYRQSLEERNHAMMIVQYLLDNDVRVAIPAVGEVRNDFENVREPVELALQQERTVTEEITTLARAARDEGDYLGEQFMQWFLKEQVEEVASMSTLLRTVDRAGSNVFHIEDFLSRENVGAEGADPTAPRVAGGEL; via the coding sequence ATGTCCCCGAACACCACGACGAAGTTCCACGAGCTGCTCAAGCAGCAGATCCGCAACGAGTTCACGGCCGCGCAGCAGTACGTGGCCATCGCGGTCTGGTTCGACAGCGAGGACCTCCCCCGGCTGGCCGCGCACTTCTACCGCCAGTCGCTCGAGGAGCGCAATCACGCGATGATGATCGTCCAGTACCTGCTGGACAACGACGTGCGCGTGGCGATCCCGGCGGTCGGCGAGGTCCGCAACGACTTCGAGAACGTGCGTGAGCCGGTGGAGCTGGCCCTGCAGCAGGAGCGCACGGTCACCGAGGAGATCACCACGCTGGCCCGGGCGGCCCGCGACGAGGGTGACTACCTCGGCGAGCAGTTCATGCAGTGGTTCCTCAAGGAGCAGGTCGAAGAGGTCGCCTCCATGTCGACGCTGCTGCGCACGGTGGACCGCGCCGGCTCGAACGTCTTCCACATCGAGGACTTCCTCAGCCGCGAGAACGTGGGCGCCGAGGGCGCGGACCCGACGGCGCCGAGGGTGGCCGGCGGCGAACTCTGA
- a CDS encoding MarR family winged helix-turn-helix transcriptional regulator has product MVRGNPGIGVAAAAKELHLAGNTVSTLVNQLIDKELLRRETDPDDRRAARLYLTPKAVKRQAKWREDRTKLVEGALKELNARERAAIEKALPALRKLLDELGGEGTGA; this is encoded by the coding sequence GTGGTGCGCGGGAACCCGGGGATCGGGGTGGCGGCGGCGGCCAAGGAGCTGCATCTGGCCGGGAACACGGTGAGCACGCTGGTGAATCAGCTGATCGACAAGGAGTTGCTGCGGCGGGAGACGGACCCGGACGACCGGCGGGCGGCGAGGCTGTATCTGACGCCGAAGGCGGTGAAGCGGCAGGCGAAGTGGCGGGAAGATCGCACGAAGCTGGTGGAAGGGGCGCTCAAGGAACTGAACGCCAGGGAGCGGGCGGCGATCGAGAAAGCCCTGCCGGCGCTGCGAAAGCTGCTGGACGAACTGGGCGGAGAAGGGACGGGCGCATGA
- a CDS encoding ABC transporter ATP-binding protein, with the protein MTELAVSCTDVRHAFGDTKAVDGVDLDVRAGEVFGLLGPNGAGKTTTIRMITTLLPSPPGRITVFGRDVAHGTMAVRRLIGYVPQQLSADATLTGRENVALFARLFDVPRRERQSKVDGALDAVGLLDVAERQAGTYSGGMIRRLELAQALVSAPRLLVLDEPTIGLDPIARAGVWERIQQVRAETGMTVLVTTHYMAEADEFCDRIALMHKGKLTDMGTPAELRAALGPDATLDDVFRASTGGDLDGDGAKGLREIRATRRTARRLG; encoded by the coding sequence ATGACGGAACTGGCGGTGAGCTGCACGGACGTTCGGCACGCCTTCGGGGACACGAAAGCGGTCGACGGCGTGGACCTGGACGTGCGGGCGGGCGAGGTGTTCGGGCTGCTGGGCCCGAACGGCGCCGGCAAGACGACGACGATCCGGATGATCACGACGCTGCTGCCGTCGCCGCCGGGACGGATCACAGTGTTCGGCCGGGACGTCGCCCACGGCACGATGGCGGTGCGCCGGCTGATCGGCTATGTGCCGCAACAGCTTTCGGCCGATGCGACGCTGACCGGCCGGGAGAACGTGGCGCTGTTCGCGCGGCTGTTCGACGTGCCGAGAAGGGAACGGCAGTCCAAAGTGGACGGCGCGCTGGACGCGGTCGGGCTGCTGGACGTGGCGGAGCGGCAGGCGGGCACGTACTCGGGCGGCATGATCCGACGGCTGGAGTTGGCCCAGGCCCTGGTCAGCGCCCCGCGGCTGCTGGTGCTGGACGAGCCGACGATCGGACTGGACCCGATCGCCCGCGCCGGCGTCTGGGAACGAATCCAGCAGGTGCGCGCGGAGACCGGCATGACGGTGCTGGTGACCACGCACTACATGGCCGAGGCGGACGAGTTCTGCGACCGGATCGCCTTGATGCACAAGGGAAAGCTCACGGACATGGGCACGCCGGCCGAGCTGCGGGCGGCGCTCGGGCCGGACGCCACCCTGGACGACGTGTTCCGCGCCAGCACCGGTGGCGACCTCGATGGCGATGGCGCCAAGGGGCTGCGGGAGATCCGCGCGACCCGCCGCACCGCGCGAAGGCTGGGCTAG
- a CDS encoding ABC transporter permease, producing the protein MAMTSMAATPALLGRRIGTMCLVELQKLRHDRTELVTRAIQPALWLLIFGETFTRLRVIPTGNLPYLDYLAPGILAQSALFVSIFYGIQIIWERDAGVLSKLMVTPTPRPALIAGKAFAAGIRAIAQAVVVLALSAILGVALTANPLKLMGVLLIVVLGAAFFCCLSITIAGIVMSRERLMGIGQAITMPLFFASNALYPVDLMPTWLQVLNHINPLSYEVDALRGLLLGTPANLVLDFGVLVGTAVLGIGVASALLPRLAR; encoded by the coding sequence ATGGCGATGACGTCCATGGCGGCAACACCGGCGTTGCTGGGGCGGCGGATCGGCACGATGTGCCTGGTGGAGCTGCAGAAACTGCGGCACGACCGGACGGAGCTGGTCACCAGGGCGATCCAGCCGGCGCTGTGGCTACTGATCTTCGGGGAGACGTTCACGCGGCTGCGGGTGATCCCGACGGGGAACCTGCCCTACCTGGACTATCTGGCGCCGGGGATTCTGGCGCAGTCGGCGCTGTTCGTCTCGATCTTCTACGGGATCCAGATCATCTGGGAGCGGGACGCGGGGGTGCTGTCGAAGCTGATGGTGACGCCGACGCCGAGGCCGGCGCTGATCGCGGGCAAGGCGTTCGCGGCAGGGATCAGGGCGATCGCGCAAGCGGTGGTGGTGCTGGCGCTGTCGGCGATCCTCGGGGTGGCGCTGACGGCGAACCCGCTGAAGCTGATGGGAGTGCTGCTGATCGTGGTGCTGGGGGCGGCGTTCTTCTGCTGCCTGTCGATCACGATCGCGGGCATCGTGATGAGCCGCGAGCGGCTGATGGGCATCGGCCAGGCGATCACGATGCCGCTGTTCTTCGCCTCGAACGCGCTCTACCCGGTGGACCTGATGCCGACCTGGCTCCAGGTGCTCAACCACATCAACCCGCTGAGCTACGAGGTCGACGCGCTGCGGGGACTGCTGCTGGGCACGCCGGCGAACCTGGTGCTGGACTTCGGGGTGCTGGTGGGCACGGCGGTGCTGGGCATCGGGGTGGCCTCGGCGCTGCTGCCCCGGCTGGCCCGCTGA
- a CDS encoding aldo/keto reductase codes for MEYRRLGGSGCSVSALALGTMTFGRETDEDGSFAQLDAFAAEGGTLLDTADVYSGGVSETIVGKWLAARPTEVTDRMVVATKGRFPTDPADPNAVGLSRRHLDQALTASLRRLGVDTIDLYQVHAWDPLTPIAETLEFLDGAVRSGKIRYYGLSNFLGWQVQKAVDVADARGLIRPVTLQPQYNLLSREIEWEIVPACESTDLGLLPWSPLAGGVLTGKYQRDAEAPADTRLANTTTRSFFAQRNAAQRTWDIIETVRAVAAEREISPAQVALAWVKGRPQVTSVIIGARTQAQFADNLAAADLVLTEKEMEQLDTASALAVDYPYGGMALLQRSRQIEGGWGPGWTR; via the coding sequence GTGGAGTATCGAAGGCTTGGCGGCAGCGGTTGCTCGGTGTCGGCGCTCGCGCTCGGCACCATGACCTTCGGCCGCGAGACCGACGAGGACGGCTCGTTCGCGCAGCTCGACGCGTTCGCGGCCGAGGGCGGGACGCTGCTGGACACCGCGGACGTGTACTCCGGCGGCGTCTCCGAGACGATCGTCGGCAAGTGGCTGGCCGCGCGGCCGACCGAGGTCACCGACCGGATGGTGGTCGCGACCAAGGGCCGGTTCCCGACCGACCCCGCCGACCCCAACGCCGTCGGGCTGTCCCGACGGCACCTGGACCAGGCGCTGACCGCGTCCCTGCGCCGGCTCGGCGTCGACACGATCGACCTGTACCAGGTGCATGCCTGGGATCCGTTGACTCCGATCGCCGAGACGCTGGAGTTTCTCGACGGCGCCGTCCGGTCCGGCAAGATCCGTTACTACGGGCTGTCCAACTTCCTCGGCTGGCAGGTGCAGAAGGCCGTCGACGTGGCTGATGCCCGCGGTCTCATCCGGCCCGTCACGCTTCAGCCGCAGTACAACCTGCTCAGCCGGGAGATCGAGTGGGAGATCGTGCCGGCCTGTGAGTCCACCGACCTCGGGCTGCTGCCTTGGTCGCCGCTGGCCGGCGGCGTGCTGACCGGCAAGTACCAGCGGGACGCCGAGGCACCGGCCGATACGCGGCTGGCCAACACCACCACCCGCAGCTTCTTCGCCCAGCGCAACGCCGCGCAACGGACTTGGGACATCATCGAGACCGTGCGGGCCGTCGCCGCCGAGCGGGAGATCAGTCCCGCGCAGGTCGCGTTGGCCTGGGTGAAGGGCCGTCCGCAGGTCACCTCCGTGATCATCGGCGCTCGTACCCAGGCCCAGTTCGCCGACAACCTGGCTGCCGCCGATCTCGTGCTGACCGAGAAGGAGATGGAGCAGCTCGACACCGCCAGCGCGCTGGCGGTCGACTACCCGTACGGCGGCATGGCGCTGCTACAGCGCAGCCGTCAGATCGAGGGCGGTTGGGGTCCCGGCTGGACGCGCTGA
- a CDS encoding arginine deiminase → MTSDISSATDSPAPRVDSEVGPLRTVLLHRPGLELKRLTPRNNDQLLFDGIPWVGRAQEEHDAFAETLRSRGVEVLLLADLLRTSLDDQRARAAGIYAAVDERQLGIDLADALRSHLTTLGPDDLATVLMAGMTFEELPAAEGASLVRHMHQPHDFAIAPLPNLLFTRDSSAWVADRVAVSSLVMPARRRESSITDLIYAYHPRFAKTSRAYGAHSAPLEGGDVLLLSQGVLAIGVGERTTPAGAESFARSVFLDGLAHTVLAVPIAQERATMHLDTVCTMVDRDAVVMYPAIRDSLSAFTLRPDGAGGVSVDGPSPFLEAAAAAMGIERLRVIDTGLDAVTAEREQWDDGNNTLAVAPGVVVAYERNVETNVRLEEAGIEVLRISGSELGSGRGGPRCMSCPVLRDAL, encoded by the coding sequence GTGACCTCAGACATCAGTTCTGCCACGGACTCGCCCGCGCCGAGGGTCGACAGCGAGGTCGGGCCGCTGCGCACGGTGCTGCTGCACCGGCCCGGCCTGGAACTGAAGCGGCTGACCCCGCGCAACAACGACCAGCTGCTGTTCGACGGCATCCCCTGGGTCGGCCGGGCCCAGGAGGAGCACGACGCGTTCGCCGAGACGCTGCGCTCCCGCGGCGTCGAGGTGCTGCTGCTGGCCGACCTGCTGCGGACCTCGCTGGACGACCAGCGGGCCCGCGCCGCCGGCATCTACGCCGCCGTCGACGAGCGGCAGCTCGGCATCGACCTGGCCGACGCGCTGCGGTCGCACCTGACCACGCTCGGCCCGGACGACCTGGCTACCGTGCTGATGGCCGGCATGACGTTCGAGGAGCTGCCGGCGGCTGAGGGCGCTTCGCTGGTGCGGCACATGCACCAGCCGCACGACTTCGCCATCGCACCGCTGCCTAACCTGCTGTTCACCCGCGACTCCTCGGCCTGGGTCGCCGACCGGGTCGCCGTGTCGTCGCTGGTGATGCCGGCCCGTCGCCGTGAATCCTCGATCACCGACCTGATCTACGCGTACCACCCGCGCTTCGCCAAGACCTCCCGGGCGTACGGCGCACACTCTGCCCCGTTGGAGGGCGGCGACGTGCTGCTGCTGTCCCAGGGCGTGTTGGCCATCGGGGTCGGCGAGCGCACCACCCCGGCCGGCGCCGAGTCGTTCGCCCGCTCGGTGTTCCTGGACGGTCTCGCGCACACCGTGCTGGCCGTGCCGATCGCGCAGGAGCGCGCCACCATGCACCTGGACACCGTGTGCACCATGGTCGACCGGGACGCCGTGGTCATGTACCCGGCCATCCGCGACTCGTTGTCCGCCTTCACGTTGCGGCCCGACGGCGCCGGTGGCGTCAGCGTGGACGGGCCGTCGCCGTTCCTGGAAGCGGCCGCCGCGGCGATGGGCATCGAGCGGCTACGGGTGATCGACACCGGTCTCGACGCCGTGACCGCGGAACGCGAGCAGTGGGACGACGGCAACAACACCCTGGCCGTCGCGCCCGGCGTTGTCGTCGCTTATGAGCGAAATGTGGAAACCAATGTGCGGCTCGAGGAGGCCGGCATCGAGGTGCTCCGGATCAGCGGCTCCGAGCTGGGCTCCGGCCGCGGCGGCCCGCGCTGCATGTCGTGCCCGGTGCTGCGGGACGCGTTGTAG
- a CDS encoding CPBP family intramembrane glutamic endopeptidase, whose translation MASVVRSWLAPARVTDAITDPTERRGYTWELLIVFSATLGLSGIRSLISLLNSLLQTAPLNKQSVALNVKQASIDLLDLLAQLAGILQLLAWGALGAYLLWRAGIGPRLVGLDRTRPGKDLLAGCGLAALIGIPGLGFYFLTRAIGINLNVVPSALGDTWWRVPVLILSAFGNAWAEESLVVGYLITRLRRFGWGENTSLVTAAVLRGSYHLYQGFGGFLGNIVLGLVFGRVWQRFNRLWALVIAHTILDIFSFVGYALLKGVIPGL comes from the coding sequence ATGGCGAGTGTTGTGCGCAGCTGGCTGGCCCCGGCGCGGGTCACGGACGCGATCACCGATCCGACGGAGCGGCGCGGCTACACCTGGGAACTGCTGATCGTCTTCAGCGCGACGCTGGGGCTTTCCGGGATCCGCAGCCTGATCTCGTTGCTCAACTCGCTGCTCCAAACCGCGCCGCTGAACAAGCAGAGCGTGGCGCTGAACGTCAAGCAGGCGTCGATCGACCTGCTGGACCTGCTGGCCCAGCTGGCCGGGATCCTGCAACTGCTGGCCTGGGGCGCACTCGGCGCGTACCTGCTGTGGCGGGCCGGCATCGGGCCGCGACTGGTCGGACTCGACCGGACCCGGCCGGGCAAGGACCTGCTGGCCGGCTGCGGCCTGGCCGCGCTGATCGGCATCCCCGGACTGGGGTTCTACTTCCTGACCAGGGCCATCGGCATCAACCTGAACGTGGTGCCGTCGGCGCTGGGCGACACCTGGTGGCGGGTGCCGGTGCTGATCCTGTCGGCCTTCGGCAACGCGTGGGCCGAGGAGTCGCTGGTCGTCGGCTACCTGATCACGCGGCTGCGCCGGTTCGGCTGGGGCGAGAACACCTCGCTGGTCACCGCGGCCGTGCTGCGCGGGTCGTACCACCTGTACCAGGGCTTCGGCGGCTTCCTCGGCAACATCGTGCTGGGGCTGGTGTTCGGCCGGGTGTGGCAGCGGTTCAACCGGCTGTGGGCGCTGGTGATCGCGCACACCATCCTCGACATCTTCTCCTTCGTCGGCTACGCCCTCCTGAAGGGTGTCATCCCCGGATTGTGA
- a CDS encoding DUF2470 domain-containing protein gives MSQATYRPPAPTAAERARTIAARGGRAAVLPGADEASAPASRTVPMLHHVHANGVATFLFRDNDPLVGLAAQAPRGELTGMLELADTAPVPLREPVRGLLWITGWLRALDGEEARAAVLEVVEAKPDPRLLDAGHGATVLRLTPASMVVADAEGTSSVRPSEFGEAQPDPFHQQEDQWLRHLELSHRDVVELLSRHLPEHLRGGHVRPLGLDRLGLRLRVEAVEGDHDVRIAFAHPVSTPTELSGELRRLMGCPFLTQAQRG, from the coding sequence ATGAGCCAGGCCACGTACCGGCCGCCGGCGCCCACCGCGGCGGAGCGGGCAAGGACGATCGCCGCGCGCGGGGGCCGGGCCGCGGTGCTGCCCGGGGCCGACGAGGCGTCGGCCCCGGCGTCCCGGACCGTGCCGATGCTGCACCACGTGCATGCGAACGGGGTCGCCACGTTCCTGTTCCGTGACAACGATCCGCTGGTCGGGCTGGCCGCGCAGGCCCCGCGCGGCGAGCTGACCGGCATGCTCGAACTGGCCGACACCGCGCCCGTGCCGCTGCGCGAGCCGGTGCGCGGTCTGCTCTGGATCACCGGTTGGCTGCGGGCTCTGGACGGCGAGGAGGCCCGGGCCGCCGTCCTCGAGGTCGTCGAGGCCAAGCCCGATCCGCGCCTGCTGGACGCCGGCCACGGCGCCACCGTGCTCCGGCTGACGCCGGCCTCGATGGTCGTCGCCGACGCCGAAGGCACCAGTTCGGTTCGGCCGAGCGAGTTCGGCGAGGCCCAGCCCGACCCGTTCCACCAGCAGGAAGATCAGTGGCTGCGGCACCTGGAGCTGTCCCACCGGGACGTCGTCGAGCTGCTCAGCCGACACCTGCCCGAGCACCTGCGCGGCGGCCACGTCCGCCCGCTCGGCCTGGACCGGCTCGGCCTGCGGCTGCGCGTGGAGGCCGTCGAAGGTGATCACGACGTCCGGATCGCCTTCGCGCACCCGGTCAGCACGCCCACGGAGCTGTCCGGCGAGCTGCGACGCCTGATGGGCTGCCCGTTCTTGACACAGGCCCAGCGGGGGTAA
- a CDS encoding vWA domain-containing protein — translation MSDERQRRWRLLLGGAAGEMGGLGADDERRDGALTALYGGGDGGSGDGKRTAGLGNSNPVLHRWLGDVRTYFPTSVVQVMQRDAVERLGLNKLLLEPELLSTVEPDVRLVGTLVSLSKAIPARTRETARAVVRKVVEEVERKLADRLLAAVHGAIDRSRRTRRPRLSDVDWATTIRANLKNYQPAQKTVVVGDLIGRQRRSRTASLRDVVLLVDQSGSMAESVVYSAVFGAVLASIRAVDTKLVVFDTEVVDLTETLDDPVDVLFSTQLGGGTDINRAVAYGQSLIKRPADSVMVLISDLFEGGVAGELLRRVRELVASGVTVVVLLALSDSGAPAYDHELAARLSELGAPAFACTPDRFPDLLAAALRRDDVAAWAEEAGMAVGR, via the coding sequence GTGAGCGACGAACGGCAACGGCGGTGGCGGCTGCTGCTCGGCGGCGCGGCCGGTGAGATGGGCGGTCTGGGCGCGGACGATGAGCGTCGGGACGGGGCGCTGACCGCGCTCTACGGCGGCGGTGACGGTGGTAGCGGCGACGGCAAGCGCACTGCCGGCTTGGGCAACAGTAACCCGGTCCTGCACCGCTGGCTCGGCGACGTCCGCACGTACTTCCCGACCTCCGTGGTGCAGGTGATGCAGCGCGACGCCGTGGAGCGGCTCGGCCTGAACAAGCTGCTGCTGGAGCCGGAACTGCTGTCGACGGTCGAGCCGGACGTGCGACTGGTCGGCACGCTCGTCTCGCTGTCCAAGGCAATTCCCGCCCGTACCAGGGAAACCGCGCGGGCCGTCGTGCGCAAGGTGGTCGAGGAGGTCGAGCGCAAGCTGGCCGACCGGCTGCTGGCCGCCGTGCACGGGGCGATCGACCGGTCGCGGCGCACCCGTCGCCCTCGTCTGTCCGATGTGGACTGGGCCACGACCATCAGGGCCAACCTGAAGAACTACCAGCCGGCGCAGAAGACGGTGGTGGTCGGCGACCTGATCGGCCGTCAGCGGCGGTCGCGCACCGCCTCGCTGCGGGACGTGGTGCTGCTGGTCGACCAGTCCGGCTCGATGGCCGAGTCGGTGGTCTACTCCGCGGTGTTCGGCGCGGTGCTGGCCTCGATCCGCGCCGTGGACACCAAGCTGGTGGTGTTCGACACCGAGGTAGTCGACCTGACCGAGACCCTGGACGACCCGGTGGACGTGCTGTTCTCCACCCAGCTCGGCGGCGGCACCGACATCAACCGGGCCGTGGCCTACGGCCAGTCGCTGATCAAGCGGCCGGCCGACTCGGTGATGGTGCTGATCAGCGACCTGTTCGAGGGCGGCGTGGCCGGCGAGCTGCTGCGCCGGGTGCGGGAGCTGGTGGCCAGCGGTGTGACCGTGGTGGTGCTGCTGGCGCTGTCCGACAGCGGTGCGCCGGCCTACGACCACGAGCTGGCCGCGCGGCTGTCCGAACTGGGCGCGCCGGCCTTCGCCTGTACTCCGGACAGGTTCCCCGACCTGCTGGCGGCTGCGCTGCGGCGGGACGACGTGGCAGCCTGGGCGGAGGAAGCGGGCATGGCGGTCGGTAGATGA
- a CDS encoding DUF5682 family protein has product MPKLPDRVTLLGIRHHGPGSARMVAAALAAVEPALVLVEGPPEADGLVAHVSGLTPPVALLLHDEADPATAAFWPFAGFSPEWQALRWADENAVPLRFFDLAAAATLGEDDEPDRVAIDPLGLLAEAAGFDDPERWWEDVVEHHAAADPIGLAQAVAEAMTALREEFADHVGQRTLRREAAMRQAIRKGLKEVDGPIVVVCGAWHVPALLDLPTVGADTALLKGLPKKKISGTWVPWSHGRLANAAGYGAGIASPGWYAHLWETAAAGDAVPRWFARACQVLRDEDLPASTASAVEAVRLADALAAMRGRPSPGLAEVSEATLAVLCGGDDTPLRIVHEKLVVGEELGMVGEGVPRSPLAADLERLQRRLRLPAAAIEKQFRLDLRKDMDRERSKLLRRLNVLDVPWGEHDHTNSTGTFAEAWRVRWDPSLAVAVAAAARHGTTVEAAAEQVLRQRAEDADRVAKAATVLEQSVFCESPAAVAAARRALDRCAAAATDAAELLQALPSLASTVRYGSVRGTDPELLRSALHGLLARGAVGLPLACRNVDDDTADQLVAALDAAQDAAGLAADDDHRAVWRDALIRLVGLADAHGLPAGRATRLLWESGDLDTDSVAARLHRAVSAQLSRAESSTSGATAFVAGFLRGSAALLAADDRMFALIDTWLTGLSPEAFADALPLLRRAVGDFSSAERRTLGDRVMAGGSRTVVVPTGDWDEDRAERLAAHVRDLIGASA; this is encoded by the coding sequence ATGCCCAAGCTCCCCGACCGCGTCACGCTGCTCGGCATCCGCCACCACGGGCCGGGATCGGCGCGGATGGTGGCCGCCGCGCTGGCGGCCGTCGAGCCGGCGCTGGTGCTCGTGGAGGGGCCGCCGGAGGCCGACGGGCTGGTCGCGCACGTGAGCGGGCTGACCCCGCCGGTCGCGCTGCTGCTGCACGACGAGGCCGATCCGGCGACGGCCGCGTTCTGGCCGTTCGCCGGCTTCTCGCCGGAGTGGCAGGCGCTGCGCTGGGCCGACGAGAACGCCGTCCCGCTGCGGTTCTTCGACCTGGCCGCGGCGGCGACGCTGGGCGAGGACGACGAGCCGGACCGGGTGGCCATCGACCCGCTGGGTCTGCTGGCTGAGGCCGCCGGCTTCGACGACCCGGAACGCTGGTGGGAGGACGTCGTCGAGCACCACGCGGCGGCCGATCCGATCGGGCTGGCACAGGCCGTCGCCGAGGCAATGACCGCGCTGCGGGAGGAGTTCGCCGACCACGTCGGCCAGCGCACGTTGCGTCGCGAGGCGGCGATGCGGCAGGCGATCCGCAAGGGGCTCAAGGAGGTCGACGGCCCGATCGTGGTCGTCTGCGGTGCCTGGCACGTGCCGGCGCTGCTGGACCTGCCCACGGTGGGGGCGGATACCGCGCTGCTCAAAGGCCTGCCGAAGAAGAAGATCAGCGGCACCTGGGTGCCGTGGAGCCACGGCCGGCTGGCGAACGCCGCCGGGTACGGCGCCGGCATCGCCTCCCCCGGCTGGTACGCGCATCTGTGGGAGACCGCGGCCGCCGGCGACGCGGTGCCGCGCTGGTTCGCCCGCGCATGCCAGGTGTTGCGTGACGAAGATCTGCCGGCGTCCACGGCCAGCGCCGTCGAGGCCGTACGGCTGGCCGACGCGTTGGCGGCCATGCGAGGCCGGCCGTCGCCCGGGTTGGCCGAGGTCAGCGAGGCGACGCTGGCCGTGCTGTGCGGCGGTGACGACACGCCGCTGCGGATCGTGCACGAGAAGCTGGTGGTCGGCGAGGAACTGGGCATGGTCGGCGAGGGCGTGCCGCGCTCGCCGCTGGCCGCGGATCTCGAACGCCTGCAACGACGTCTGCGGCTGCCGGCGGCCGCGATCGAGAAGCAGTTCCGGCTCGACCTCCGTAAGGACATGGACCGCGAGCGGTCGAAGTTGTTGCGGCGCTTGAATGTGCTGGACGTGCCGTGGGGCGAGCACGACCACACCAACAGCACCGGCACCTTCGCCGAGGCGTGGCGGGTGCGCTGGGATCCGAGCCTCGCAGTCGCCGTGGCGGCCGCCGCGCGGCACGGCACGACCGTGGAAGCCGCAGCTGAGCAGGTTTTGCGTCAGCGCGCCGAGGACGCCGACCGTGTGGCCAAGGCCGCCACAGTGTTGGAGCAGTCGGTCTTCTGCGAGTCGCCGGCCGCCGTGGCCGCTGCCCGTCGAGCCCTCGACCGGTGCGCCGCCGCCGCGACCGACGCCGCCGAGTTGTTGCAGGCCTTGCCCTCCCTGGCCAGCACAGTGCGCTACGGCTCCGTACGCGGCACCGATCCCGAGCTGCTGCGATCCGCGCTGCACGGCCTGCTGGCCCGTGGCGCGGTCGGGCTGCCGTTGGCCTGCCGCAACGTGGACGACGACACCGCCGACCAGCTGGTGGCCGCCCTCGACGCCGCCCAGGACGCCGCCGGCCTGGCCGCCGACGACGATCACCGGGCGGTGTGGCGGGACGCGCTGATCCGGCTGGTCGGGCTGGCCGACGCACACGGTCTGCCGGCCGGTCGGGCGACTCGGCTGCTGTGGGAATCCGGCGACCTGGATACAGATTCCGTGGCCGCCCGACTGCATCGAGCGGTGTCCGCCCAGCTTTCCCGCGCAGAGTCTTCGACCTCCGGTGCGACGGCCTTCGTGGCCGGCTTCCTGCGCGGCTCGGCCGCACTGCTGGCCGCCGACGACCGGATGTTCGCGCTGATCGACACCTGGCTCACCGGCCTGTCGCCCGAGGCGTTCGCGGACGCGTTGCCGCTGCTACGGCGCGCGGTCGGCGACTTCAGCTCGGCCGAGCGCCGCACCCTCGGCGACCGCGTGATGGCCGGCGGCAGCCGGACCGTGGTGGTGCCAACCGGAGACTGGGACGAGGACCGGGCCGAGCGCCTGGCCGCCCACGTCCGCGACCTGATCGGAGCATCGGCGTGA